The genomic region AGTTAGTCAGTTCAATTTTTGTAATAGAACCTGCTTTAAGAGTTGATGTGCTAATAGTAGTATCAAATCCCCATCCTACAGGTTTTGTATTATCAGCATTCATATCAACATAAGCGTTTGTTACAGCATTAACTGTTTCGCCATCTTTAAGAACGTCTTTACCTGTAATTTTTGACGCAGTAGCAGCTAATACCGATTCTACTTTACCTGCATGACCTGCACGTTTCATTTCCGTATAAACTGCTTCAATGGCAGCAGAAAGACGATTCACTTGGGCTACCATTTGGTCTTTAGAAGCATCGGATGAAAGCAAATCGTTAGACTTCGCTGCTTCCAGTTTAACTGCCTCAATCGTAACCGCAAGTTCTTTTTTGGCAGCTTCATCTTTCACTTCTTTATCTGAGAAGTTTGAAGCTACAGATGCCATAACCTCAGCTTCTGAAGTCAATTGGGTAAGAACTGTCTTCACTTCATCTTGTGCTTTTTCTGTTGCAGCTTTTTTAGGTGATTCTTTGTCAGTTTTTTCTTTAGCTACTTCTTTTTTGTCAGCTTGCTCTTTATCAGATTTTTCTGTTGCAGCTTTATCGGTAACTTCTTTTTCTGCTACAGGTTTAGCTTCTTCTTTAACTTCAGGTTTTTCATCTGCTTTTACAGCATCAATTTTTAATTCTGGAAGTTCCTCCACAACTGGTGTTGTTATGGCTGAATCAGGTTTCTGTTTATCAGAATTTGTAACTTCTGAAGTTTTTGTAGAAGCAGTACTTGTTTCATCAGCTTTAACAGCATTTGCTCCTAAAAGAAGAGCAGTTCCCAATAGAACACTAGCGGCACCAAAGCTATACTTACGAATAGAAAAGCGCTGAGCTCTTCTACCATGGTATTTCTCCATTCTTGAATACATTTTTTCTCCTTTTTTATATATATGTTGATTTAGAATAAGGTTGGAGTTCTTCATATTCCCTGCCTTTCCTGCTAAAGAACACCTTCTTTAACGAAACAACAACACAATATTCATAACCCGATTCTACCATATATTTTTAAAATTAGTCAATCAAAAAGCTCTATATATTCTCGTTTTTTGTACATTATTTTTGTACCCAAAGTTCAAAAAAAGAAGGGATTTACCTTCTTTTTATTATAATAACTTTTTTATTTTATTTTTACGGTTTGATACGGTGCAACATACGTGGGAATGGAATGGCTTCACGGATGTGTTTTGTACCTGCTGCGAATGTTACCATACGCTCAATACCGATACCAAATCCACCGTGTGGAACTGTACCGTATTTACGAAGGTCAAGGTAGAATTCATACTCTGTACGGTCCATACCAAGTTCATCCATCTTAGCAACAAGGGCATCGTAGTCTTCCTCACGCATAGAACCACCGATGATTTCTCCATAACCTTCTGGAGCAAGCAAGTCTGCACAAAGCACGCGCTCTGGATTTCCAGGAACTGGTTTCATGTAGAAGGCCTTGATGGCTGCTGGATAGTTCATGACAAATGTTGGCACACCAAAGTGGTTTGAGATCCAAGTTTCATGCGGTGAACCAAAGTCATCTCCATGCTCAAGATGTTCGTAGTCAGCGTCTTCATCATTCTCATGCTCTTGCAAGAGGTCAATGGCTTGATCGTAAGTGATACGTTTGAAGGGCTCTGCAATGTAGCGTTTCAAGAGCTCTGTATCACGTTCCAATGTTTCCAAGGCTTGAGGCGCACGGTCAAGAACACCTTGTAGAAGAGCTTTTACATAAGCTTCTTGCAAGTCAAGTGACTCATCGTGTGTCAAGTATGAGTACTCTGCGTCCATCATCCAGAACTCAGTCAAGTGACGGCGTGTTTTTGATTTTTCAGCACGGAATACTGGACCAAAGTCGAATACACGACCAAGGGCCATAGCTCCTGCTTCCAAGTAAAGCTGACCTGATTGGCTCAAGTAGGCTGGAGTTCCGAAGTAGTCTGTTTCAAAGAGTTCTGTTGAATCTTCTGCCGCATTTCCTGAAAGAATTGGGCTATCAAATTTCA from Streptococcus mitis NCTC 12261 harbors:
- the asnS gene encoding asparagine--tRNA ligase, coding for MTKRVTIIDVKDYVGQEVTIGAWVANKSGKGKIAFLQLRDGTAFFQGVAFKPNFVEKFGEEVGLEKFDIIKRLSQETSVYVTGIVKEDERSKFGYELDITDIEVIGESQDYPITPKEHGTDFLMDNRHLWLRSRKQVAVMQIRNAIIYATYEFFDKNGFMKFDSPILSGNAAEDSTELFETDYFGTPAYLSQSGQLYLEAGAMALGRVFDFGPVFRAEKSKTRRHLTEFWMMDAEYSYLTHDESLDLQEAYVKALLQGVLDRAPQALETLERDTELLKRYIAEPFKRITYDQAIDLLQEHENDEDADYEHLEHGDDFGSPHETWISNHFGVPTFVMNYPAAIKAFYMKPVPGNPERVLCADLLAPEGYGEIIGGSMREEDYDALVAKMDELGMDRTEYEFYLDLRKYGTVPHGGFGIGIERMVTFAAGTKHIREAIPFPRMLHRIKP